The following proteins come from a genomic window of Bubalus kerabau isolate K-KA32 ecotype Philippines breed swamp buffalo chromosome 20, PCC_UOA_SB_1v2, whole genome shotgun sequence:
- the MYD88 gene encoding myeloid differentiation primary response protein MyD88 isoform X1 produces MAEGVPRAGSALPAPSMSSLPLAALNVRVRRRLSLFLNVRAPVAADWTVLAEAMDFEYLEIQQLEKYSDPTSRLLDDWQRRPGASVGRLLELLAKLGRDDVLMELGPSIEEDCQKYILKQQQEASEKPLQVDSIDSSITRINDMAGITIRDDPLGQKPECFDAFICYCPSDIEFVHEMIRQLEQTNYRLKLCVSDRDVLPGTCVWSIASELIEKRCRRMVVVVSDEYLQSKECDFQTKFALSLSPGAHQKRLIPIKYKPMKKEFPSILRFITVCDYTNPCTQNWFWTRLAKALSMP; encoded by the exons ATGGCTGAAGGAGTACCCCGCGCGGGGTCCGCGCTCCCCGCGCCTTCCATGTCCTCCCTGCCCCTGGCAGCGCTCAACGTACGAGTGCGGCGCCGCCTGTCGCTCTTCCTAAACGTGCGGGCGCCGGTGGCGGCCGACTGGACCGTGCTGGCGGAGGCGATGGACTTCGAGTACTTGGAGATCCAGCAGCTGGAGAAGTACTCCGACCCCACGAGCAGGCTGCTGGACGACTGGCAGCGACGTCCGGGAGCCTCAGTGGGCCGCCTGCTCGAGCTGCTCGCCAAGCTCGGCCGCGACGACGTGCTGATGGAACTGGGACCCAGCATCG AGGAGGACTGCCAAAAGTATATtctgaagcagcagcaggaggcatcTGAGAAGCCTTTACAGGTGGACTCTATAGACAGCAGCATAACTCGGATAAATGACATGGCAGGCATCACCATTCGCGACGACCCCCTAG GGCAAAAGCCCGAGTGTTTTGATGCCTTCATCTGCTACTGCCCCAGCGATATTGAGTTTGTCCACGAGATGATCCGGCAGCTGGAACAGACAAACTATCGGCTGAAGTTGTGCGTGTCTGACCGTGACGTCCTGCCTGGCACCTGTGTCTGGTCCATCGCCAGTGAACTCATTGAGAAGAG GTGCCGTcggatggtggtggtggtctcTGACGAATACCTGCAAAGCAAGGAATGTGACTTCCAGACTAAGTTTGCACTCAGCCTCTCTCCAG GTGCCCATCAGAAGCGACTGATCCCCATCAAGTACAAGCCAATGAAGAAAGAGTTCCCCAGCATCCTGCGCTTCATCACTGTCTGTGACTACACCAACCCCTGCACCCAGAACTGGTTCTGGACTCGCCTCGCCAAGGCCCTGTCCATGCCCTGA
- the MYD88 gene encoding myeloid differentiation primary response protein MyD88 isoform X3 — protein MAEGVPRAGSALPAPSMSSLPLAALNVRVRRRLSLFLNVRAPVAADWTVLAEAMDFEYLEIQQLEKYSDPTSRLLDDWQRRPGASVGRLLELLAKLGRDDVLMELGPSIEEDCQKYILKQQQEASEKPLQVDSIDSSITRINDMAGITIRDDPLGQKPECFDAFICYCPSDIEFVHEMIRQLEQTNYRLKLCVSDRDVLPGTCVWSIASELIEKRLATNVTSRLSLHSASLQVPIRSD, from the exons ATGGCTGAAGGAGTACCCCGCGCGGGGTCCGCGCTCCCCGCGCCTTCCATGTCCTCCCTGCCCCTGGCAGCGCTCAACGTACGAGTGCGGCGCCGCCTGTCGCTCTTCCTAAACGTGCGGGCGCCGGTGGCGGCCGACTGGACCGTGCTGGCGGAGGCGATGGACTTCGAGTACTTGGAGATCCAGCAGCTGGAGAAGTACTCCGACCCCACGAGCAGGCTGCTGGACGACTGGCAGCGACGTCCGGGAGCCTCAGTGGGCCGCCTGCTCGAGCTGCTCGCCAAGCTCGGCCGCGACGACGTGCTGATGGAACTGGGACCCAGCATCG AGGAGGACTGCCAAAAGTATATtctgaagcagcagcaggaggcatcTGAGAAGCCTTTACAGGTGGACTCTATAGACAGCAGCATAACTCGGATAAATGACATGGCAGGCATCACCATTCGCGACGACCCCCTAG GGCAAAAGCCCGAGTGTTTTGATGCCTTCATCTGCTACTGCCCCAGCGATATTGAGTTTGTCCACGAGATGATCCGGCAGCTGGAACAGACAAACTATCGGCTGAAGTTGTGCGTGTCTGACCGTGACGTCCTGCCTGGCACCTGTGTCTGGTCCATCGCCAGTGAACTCATTGAGAAGAGGTTGGCTAC GAATGTGACTTCCAGACTAAGTTTGCACTCAGCCTCTCTCCAG GTGCCCATCAGAAGCGACTGA
- the MYD88 gene encoding myeloid differentiation primary response protein MyD88 isoform X2: MAEGVPRAGSALPAPSMSSLPLAALNVRVRRRLSLFLNVRAPVAADWTVLAEAMDFEYLEIQQLEKYSDPTSRLLDDWQRRPGASVGRLLELLAKLGRDDVLMELGPSIEEDCQKYILKQQQEASEKPLQVDSIDSSITRINDMAGITIRDDPLGQKPECFDAFICYCPSDIEFVHEMIRQLEQTNYRLKLCVSDRDVLPGTCVWSIASAVGWWWWSLTNTCKARNVTSRLSLHSASLQVPIRSD; encoded by the exons ATGGCTGAAGGAGTACCCCGCGCGGGGTCCGCGCTCCCCGCGCCTTCCATGTCCTCCCTGCCCCTGGCAGCGCTCAACGTACGAGTGCGGCGCCGCCTGTCGCTCTTCCTAAACGTGCGGGCGCCGGTGGCGGCCGACTGGACCGTGCTGGCGGAGGCGATGGACTTCGAGTACTTGGAGATCCAGCAGCTGGAGAAGTACTCCGACCCCACGAGCAGGCTGCTGGACGACTGGCAGCGACGTCCGGGAGCCTCAGTGGGCCGCCTGCTCGAGCTGCTCGCCAAGCTCGGCCGCGACGACGTGCTGATGGAACTGGGACCCAGCATCG AGGAGGACTGCCAAAAGTATATtctgaagcagcagcaggaggcatcTGAGAAGCCTTTACAGGTGGACTCTATAGACAGCAGCATAACTCGGATAAATGACATGGCAGGCATCACCATTCGCGACGACCCCCTAG GGCAAAAGCCCGAGTGTTTTGATGCCTTCATCTGCTACTGCCCCAGCGATATTGAGTTTGTCCACGAGATGATCCGGCAGCTGGAACAGACAAACTATCGGCTGAAGTTGTGCGTGTCTGACCGTGACGTCCTGCCTGGCACCTGTGTCTGGTCCATCGCCA GTGCCGTcggatggtggtggtggtctcTGACGAATACCTGCAAAGCAAGGAATGTGACTTCCAGACTAAGTTTGCACTCAGCCTCTCTCCAG GTGCCCATCAGAAGCGACTGA